From a single Anabas testudineus chromosome 5, fAnaTes1.2, whole genome shotgun sequence genomic region:
- the LOC113154259 gene encoding transmembrane protein 88 produces MCGMDVDLDDGGSGEEEKEEEFWIGEGVKMLPPPVAHSEGSAWGSRRGRCGCVACGAALVLWNLCVVVASALLLAVVFSVVLLPAVLLLYAGFLCHSRVLDASSSICQYLDDNSCSALIILGFVMMSPLVVVAAAVFCGLLRRFRVLLFIQPITRAWYKGRLLDWVGSVHAWV; encoded by the exons aTGTGTGGTATGGACGTGGACCTGGATGATGGAGGCTCAGgcgaggaagagaaagaggaggagttCTGGATCGGGGAGGGGGTGAAGATGCTGCCTCCTCCTGTGGCCCACAGCGAGGGCAGCGCGTGGGGCAGCCGCAGGGGCAGGTGCGGCTGCGTGGCCTGCGGGGCGGCTCTCGTCCTCTGGAACCTGTGTGTGGTCGTGGCCAGCGCTCTGCTCCTGGCCGTGGTCTTCTCTGTGGTGCTGCTGCctgcagtgctgctgctctACGCCGGCTTCCTCTGCCACTCGAGG GTCCTTGACGCCTCTTCTTCCATTTGCCAGTACCTTGATGACAACAGCTGCTCCGCCCTCATCATCCTCGGCTTTGTGATGATGTCTCCGCTTGTGGTTGTGGCGGCCGCAGTTTTCTGCGGGCTACTCCGAAGGTTTCGAGTCTTGCTTTTCATCCAGCCGATCACACGTGCCTGGTACAAAGGGCGGCTGCTGGACTGGGTGGGCAGCGTCCACGCCTGGGTCTGA